In a single window of the Jaculus jaculus isolate mJacJac1 chromosome 9, mJacJac1.mat.Y.cur, whole genome shotgun sequence genome:
- the Tmem92 gene encoding transmembrane protein 92, with protein sequence MVDARVPGLAPTLLLSVLAGVRRVSAWETVTKCSLLNPCPKGFKCCGDSCCREEDVFSGPLRIFIIIFLVFLPLLCICGLVKRFCRSCRKREQDPMLSPQHQRPPDQPSAASSERIWTTTWDAPPPYSEVILKPALGPLPTEPPPPYSLRPEDPDGDCAPRGIDNPAF encoded by the exons ATGGTGGACGCCCGGGTCCCTGGCCTCGCGCCCACCTTGCTCCTCAGCGTGCTGGCGGGCGTCCGACGGGTGAGCGCCTGGGAG ACTGTGACTAAATGTAGCCTCTTGAA TCCTTGTCCCAAAGGATTCAAATGCTGTGGTGATAGCTGCTGTCGGGAGGAAGATGTCTTCTCTGGTCCCTTGAG GATTTTCATCATCATATTCCTGGTCTTCCTGcccctcttgtgcatatgtggCCTGGTGAAGCGTTTCTGTCGCAGCTGCAGGAAGCGGGAGCAGGACCCCATgctgtctccccagcaccagAGGCCCCCAGACCAGCCCTCTGCTGCTTCCTCAGAGAGGATCTGGACCACCACCTGGGACGCCCCACCGCCTTACAGTGAG GTTATTCTGAAGCCTGCCCTGGGCCCTCTTCCCACAGAGCCACCTCCTCCCTACAGCCTCAGGCCCGAGGATCCTGATGGTGACTGCGCACCGAGGGGCATTGACAATCCAGCCTTCTGA